Below is a window of Dehalococcoidia bacterium DNA.
GAAGCTGTGAATCGTGCCGGTGAAGCTGAAGTGGTCTCCCATCGGACCCTCGGGTGCCCGGTCGCAGCCACCCAGAGCTACCACGACGACTGCCAATGGCCAAATTCCGAACGATGCCAATGTTTTGTTTAGTACAAAACATGCGCTTCTTTCTCGTTGACTGCGCATGATGTCTCTCATAATGTTTAATTCGGGGCAAGAATAACATGCGCTTTCTTTCGATACTTATCCTTGTAGTCGCGCTCTCGCTGACGGTCATGCTGACCGGTTCGTCCGGTCAGGCAGAGGCGCAGAGCCAGGCTGACAAACTGACATTCTTCGTGATTGACCGGCACGAGATATCGTCCGATCAATCGAAGATCGACCTGGTCAATTCGCTCCTTGGCCTGATGTTCAGATTGAAAGAGGGGCAGCCGTTCGCGTTCGTGTTTGGGGACGACTTCTCCAACGTCTACGGACCAACGGACACGAACGCTGAGGGGTTCGTCCAGCTCAGAAGAGCGGTCGAGCAGAAACTGGCGTCATCGCCGCCGTCCGAACCGCTCGACTTGGAATCGGCTCTGGCTGAGACTTACAACTATCTCAACGGTCTGGTTGTAAGCTCTGAGTCCTCGATCTTCCTGGTTACCGGCGACACTTCGACGACTGACCCTGCTGCCACGGTAGACGAGCTTGACCCCATTCTCGACTTGGTCGAGGAAGTGGGCTGGCCGGTGTTCAACGTCACAACTCCCGAGGCTGACCCTGGCCTCAAGAACGTTCTTGCCGAGATCGCGCGGAGGACGAGTGGAGAGTCATTTGAGCTGTCCATCCCTCACGGCCTCGAAGCGTTGACTAACCGGACCCTCATCAGGGAGGGCAAGGGAGCTCTACAGACCATGGGCACCACGACGCTCTCGCCTGACTCCATCTTTGAGACCGACCTGGACATCGTGCCCGGTACGGGCGAGTTGAGCATGGTCTTCTTCCGAGAGGACGACTCGACTTCGTTCAAGCTCAAGAATCCTTCGGGAGTTGAGGCGTCATCCAGTGACCGAAAAGCCTCAGAGACTATCGAGTTGCCAAACCTTGCAATCGTACGGCTGAAAGATCCGGTACCCGGACGCTGGTCCCTGGAAGTAAGAGGAGACCGCGGGCTGCTGACGGCGCACCGCTACGCGATCAACCGGTACCGCATCGAGCTACAGATGCAGGGTGCGGTCCCTGTTGGCATACCCGTCAACATCATTGCCTCGGTAAGCGATGACGGCAGCCTCGTCTCAGTCGACGCGGGCCTGCTCGCACGCATCACCGACCCTGACGGCACGTCTGTCCTCTACGACCTCAACGATGAGGGCACAGGCGGCGACGCCATCGCCGGAGACGGCTACTACTCTGCAACACTGCCTTCACTGATTACGGACGGAACGTATGATGTCGAGATGCAGCTGCAGTGGCCCGAGATCGCACACACGATCACGACCCTGTCATCGTTCGACGCTCGGCTGTTCCCTGACTTCACGCTCGTTCAAGAGGCTGTAGATACCCTGGAGCCGGGCGTACGTACGAAGATTGCCGAGATTACCGTGGGCATCGGCAACCAGCCCTATTCGGTCGCACCCGACGACATACTTCCGAACGTCGCCACCAACCAGGGCGACCCTGGCATGGTGGAGCTGGTCCCTCGACGCATAATCTCAGAGGGCAAGGCTTTCGAGTACGACGTCTACTACACAGCCCCAATTGAGGCCCTTGCCACGGTCGCTGTGTCGCTGGATGTCGAATACGCAGGTCAACAGTTCATGCGGACCGTAGACCCGATAGTGATCTCGTCGATCCCGCCCGCCCAGCCAATACCGACACAACCTCCAGCTCCGACACCGGCGCCTGCACCAACCACGGCACCGCCGCCGCCAGTTGAGAGGGTTGAGCAGACTGCGCCTACTACTACCATCCTGATAGTGATAGGAGCCATTATCGCAGCCGCTGTAGCCGTGCTGTTGATCAACTTCCTGGTCAGGGTTGCGCCATTCGGGTCAATACTCACGGAAGACGGACGACTTGTCGTGAGGCTGCGCGATGTACAGCGCCCCCCGCTGCAGAACCTCCTGATGAGGAACCGGCTGTCCGGTGAAGAACTCGGCGTTACCGGATTCGATTCAGTCTCATTCCGGTTCTACCGTGATGAGGTACTCATCGAACCCGTCGAGTTCTCGAGCAACACGGTCCGGCTGAACAACCAGCCGATAACCGACCTGACCGTTGTGCACGATGGAAGCTGGCTGGGCGCGATGGGACGCCTGTACACGTACAGCTACAGCGACGTGCAGGCTGAATCGCAGCAGGCGACCTCCGCCGGATCACAGGATGATCAGGTCGATTCGGACTCCGCTGAAAGTAGCCGCAACGAGTGAACTGACGATTGAGATTGAGGGTAGGGACGCTGGACGCCTGAGCTGAAAGTGTCCCTACTCCTCGACAATCCTGATCGTCGTTACGACGTCACCAGGAGAAGTCGCCGATCCTGGGTCTCGGACGGAGATGTTGTTCACAGCGTCCATACCTGACGAGACCTTTCCAAACACTGAGTGGCAGGATACGCCACGCTCAGCGCATGGTTTCTCTGAACCGTCCGGTGCCAGGTAGTCCAGGGCGGGAGTCGGTATGAACGTGATGAAGAACTGACTACCGTTCGTGGAGAGGCCGCCGGCGTTGGCCATAGATAGTATCCCCGGGCTATCGTGGCGCAGGTCGGGGTCGAACTCGCTCTCGAAGCGATACCCAGGTCCGCCGGTGCCAGTACCAGTGGGGTCGCCACCCTGTGCCATGAAGCCAGGAATCACGCGGTGGAACGTAACTCCGTCGTAGAAGCCCTGCCGGGCCAGGAAGACGAAGTTGTTGACCGTCTTCGGGGTCTTGTCGGCGAACAGCTCGATCTCGAACTCCTCGCCCTTGGCAAGCTCGAAGACGGCAGTGTACTTCTTGCTGGAGTCGATCTCCATTGCAGGTGGTGATTCCCACTGTTTGGGACCGCTTGGAGCGGGGGCTGGCTGCGACTGCGCCGCCGGAGCTGCGGTCGGCTGTGCAAGTGCAGGTTCTTCGGACTCTGAGCTACAGGCGACGAGGGCGACCGTAAGAATTGCCACCACTATCAAAGACAGTTTCGAGATCATTGTTGCCAGGGCCTCCGGCGATAGTATGCGCGACGAAATGGGGCCGCGAATTTGGGCCACATTTTACAGGTGTCGCTGTCGTATGTCAGCGGTAGCCCTTCAGGGCGCAGGGTCTCTTCGTTTTCGAGTGCCACTAGGGTAGTCCGTTCGTGGTGAGCCTGTCGAACCATGAACGAGCGGCCCTTCGGCAAGCTCAGGGCGAACGAGAGTATAAACGAAGAGGCGAAGACGAAAAGACCCTGCTTCAGGGCGTCATTGGATGGACAGGAACCGCCGCCAGCTGCGTTCCCTGACGGCACCTGTGACCTCGTCAGACTGACGCCAGAGGTGTGTGCCAGCGACGAGGAAAGACAGCACTATGCACAGCACTATCTGCCCTGTCGCCTGCCCCGTAATTATTGTGAGCGCGTTCAGGAGGATGAACACACTAGTAACCGCCAGGACGCCATTTCGAGTCAGCAGCAGGACCAACAGTCCGGCCCCACCCGAAATCGCCGTGATCTGCCACAGCATGAAGGCGGAGATGCCCAGTACGGTCGCAGCTCCCTTGCCGCCCCTGAATTTGAGCACTGGAGAGAAGTTGTGCCCGAGGGTTGCCAGCAGCGCCGTCCCGTATACCCACACATCGGTGACTGACAGCGCCTGGGCAATGATGACCGCAAGGATACCCTTGCCAGCATCGACGAGCAGCACGACCAGCCCAACCCGCTTGCCGTACTGTCCCACAGCGTTCAGCGTGCCTGGATTGCCGCTGCCCGACTCCCGGATGTCGCCGCGCGACAGCAGCTTGCCAGCGACAAAGGCCGTTGGAAATGAGCCGAGCGCGAAGGCGATAAGCAGAGCAAGAATGCCCTCGGCCACTTCGCTAGTCCCGACCTAGTCCGAACTCAGCGTATTCAGGACTCCACGCATACCCATGTAGTATCCGAAGAGGCCGAACCCGGTTATGACGCCCCTGCATACACCGGCTACCTGCGACTGTCCGCCACGAGCAGCCGGGTTGGAGATGTGGATCTCGTACACTGGGAAATCAACCTGCGCGATCGCGGCGAGGATTCCGGGGTGCCCCGAGGAGTACGCGGCCGGGTTGAACAGAGCAGCATCGAAGTCGCCGGAGTCGTGGGCCTCATACAGCCTGTTGACTACCTCGCCCTCGATGTTCGAGTGAAATATCTCGATGTCCACGCCAAGCTCTGAGGCGCACTGCTGGATAAACTCATCGTACTCGTCCAGGGTCTGGGTGCCGAACGTCCCCGTCTGGACCTTTCCTCGCATGTTCATTCCGAGTCCGTGCAGGACTATAATCTTCGCCAATGTGGTCTCCTTCAGGTTGTCAGAGTTCAAGCGCCGCATATGCGGCCGCCATGATGTTCTCGGAATCTATTCGGTACTCTTTGTACAACTCTCTCATGGAGCCAGACTGACCAAACTCCGTGACCCCGACTGGAATCAACGGCGTCTTGAGCGCGCTGCCCACCCATGAGAGCGTATGTGGATGTGCATCCTGAACGGTCACGATGGGAGCATCGCGAGTACTGGGGTCAATGGAGTCGGCCATGAACATGTTTAGGTCGCCCTTGCCGTCCATCGCGTCAAACACTGACTGCTGGAACGCCCGGTAGAGTGGTCCGGGGCCCGTCACGTTGACCACGTTGGCATACACGCCCTCTTCGAGCAGCGCATTGCTGGCAGCCACGGCCTCAGGGATCATCGCACCGCTGGACAGGATGTGCACCACGTTCGTACCCGGCTTGAACCCCCTGTTTCGGCTCCTGTCTATGAGCCTGTACGCGCCGTTGAGCACCTGCTGGCGCATTCGCTCACGCGTGTCCGGGTCTTCAGGCACCCTGAGGAGTCCCTGATCGACCCGCTTGCTGGTGAGACGAAGATAGAAGGAACGCGTTCGGTTCCTTATCTGCTCGAGCGCGGCCAGCATGATCCATTCCAGCTCCTGGCCGAAGCATGGCTCGTAGAAGTCTAACTCCGGGATTTCCGTGCCTATCGATGGAGTGATCATGGACTGGTGAGCGCCGCCCTCAGGAGCCAGCGAAAGGCCCGACGGGGTCCCTACCACGATGAACCTCGATCCCGAGTAGACGCTGTAGACAAATGCGTCCAGCCCTCTCCGCACGAATGGGTCGTACAGGGTGCCTATCGGGAACAGCATCTCGCCGTTGGACTCGAAAGACAATCCAAGCTGCCCAAGCATCATGAACAGGTTGTTCTCAGAAATGCCCAGCTCGATGTGCTGACCGCGTGGGTGTTCCTCCCACCTGAGAGCGCGAACGATTGACTCCTCGGGCAGAGGCTCTTTCTCGTCCTCGTGCCATACGCCGACCTTGTTGATCCAGCCGCCAAGGTTCGTCGAGCTGGCGACGTCCGGACTGACAGTGACGACACGCTCCGTAACGTCAGGCAGATTGCGCGAGATGGCGGTAAGGATGAGTCCGAACGTCTGCTGAGTGGCCATGCTGCCCGTGTAACGCTGGCCAAAGTCGGCCGGGATATTCATCTCGGGTATGTCGAACCTCGGCTTGCGTCCGACACCGAGCTTGCGCCCGGTATCTATGCAGACACGTCCAGCCGTAGAGTCCGGCGCCAGCCTGTCCCACTCACCGTCCTGCTCAACGTCAAGATCACTCCTGAGCTGCGCCATCTGGTGGTTCGACAGCACCACAGAGTGGTTCTGCGGGTCGCCAATCGAAGGCAGCCTCCATCCCTTGAGGGTGTATGCAAAGATGATGTTCGGTCCCGCAGCGAGTTCGGTCTGGGCGAACGCGTCGCGGAGCATCCCGAAGTCGTGTCCGCCGAGGTTTCGGAACGAGGCCTGCAGCTCGTCGTCGGGCCAGCGCGAGATGAGCCGCGACATGTCCCTTGGATAGCGGCTCGTCTTCGGAAGCCACTCGCGGAGCTGTCCGGGCGGAACTCGAAGGAGCCTCTGGTACACCTCGTTGGACATCTCGTCGATCGCAAGTCGCAGCAGTTCGCCGTTCGGTTCCGCGAACTTGGCCTGCAACCGTTTGCCGTACTTGGCGTCGATGACGTTCCAGCCATTGGCGTCGAACATCTCCCGCCATGCACGTACGCGGATGCCAGGGATGACGCGGTCCAGGCTCTGCCTGTTGAGGTCGACAACCCACAGGATGTTGGGCTGGCCGTGCATTGCCGGCTCGGCGATGGCCTCCCATACTGAGCCCTCGTCGAGTTCGGCGTCCCCTACTATGGAAATATAGCGGCGGCCTCTTTCGGAACCTGAGAACAGGTGCGACCTGTTGTACTTGCTGACCAGCGCGGCGAAGTTGGGCGCTACCGGGCCAAGTCCGACAGACCCGGTCGAAAAGTCGACGTCGTCCGGGTCCTTGGTACGGCTCGGGTAAGCCTGAAGGCCGTGGAACTGCCTCATCATGGTGAGGTACGACGAGTCGAGGTTGCCAAGGAGGTACTGGATCGCGTGATAGACCGGCGCGGCGTGCGGCTTTACCGATATACGGTCGCCTGCCCGCATGAAGTCGAAGTACAGCGAGGTCATCAGCGTGACGACCGACGCGCTCG
It encodes the following:
- a CDS encoding peptidylprolyl isomerase, whose product is MEIDSSKKYTAVFELAKGEEFEIELFADKTPKTVNNFVFLARQGFYDGVTFHRVIPGFMAQGGDPTGTGTGGPGYRFESEFDPDLRHDSPGILSMANAGGLSTNGSQFFITFIPTPALDYLAPDGSEKPCAERGVSCHSVFGKVSSGMDAVNNISVRDPGSATSPGDVVTTIRIVEE
- a CDS encoding glycerol-3-phosphate acyltransferase gives rise to the protein MAEGILALLIAFALGSFPTAFVAGKLLSRGDIRESGSGNPGTLNAVGQYGKRVGLVVLLVDAGKGILAVIIAQALSVTDVWVYGTALLATLGHNFSPVLKFRGGKGAATVLGISAFMLWQITAISGGAGLLVLLLTRNGVLAVTSVFILLNALTIITGQATGQIVLCIVLSFLVAGTHLWRQSDEVTGAVRERSWRRFLSIQ
- a CDS encoding type II 3-dehydroquinate dehydratase — its product is MAKIIVLHGLGMNMRGKVQTGTFGTQTLDEYDEFIQQCASELGVDIEIFHSNIEGEVVNRLYEAHDSGDFDAALFNPAAYSSGHPGILAAIAQVDFPVYEIHISNPAARGGQSQVAGVCRGVITGFGLFGYYMGMRGVLNTLSSD
- a CDS encoding pyruvate dehydrogenase, whose amino-acid sequence is MNLVHHANNVRANPDGLKVGGHQASSASVVTLMTSLYFDFMRAGDRISVKPHAAPVYHAIQYLLGNLDSSYLTMMRQFHGLQAYPSRTKDPDDVDFSTGSVGLGPVAPNFAALVSKYNRSHLFSGSERGRRYISIVGDAELDEGSVWEAIAEPAMHGQPNILWVVDLNRQSLDRVIPGIRVRAWREMFDANGWNVIDAKYGKRLQAKFAEPNGELLRLAIDEMSNEVYQRLLRVPPGQLREWLPKTSRYPRDMSRLISRWPDDELQASFRNLGGHDFGMLRDAFAQTELAAGPNIIFAYTLKGWRLPSIGDPQNHSVVLSNHQMAQLRSDLDVEQDGEWDRLAPDSTAGRVCIDTGRKLGVGRKPRFDIPEMNIPADFGQRYTGSMATQQTFGLILTAISRNLPDVTERVVTVSPDVASSTNLGGWINKVGVWHEDEKEPLPEESIVRALRWEEHPRGQHIELGISENNLFMMLGQLGLSFESNGEMLFPIGTLYDPFVRRGLDAFVYSVYSGSRFIVVGTPSGLSLAPEGGAHQSMITPSIGTEIPELDFYEPCFGQELEWIMLAALEQIRNRTRSFYLRLTSKRVDQGLLRVPEDPDTRERMRQQVLNGAYRLIDRSRNRGFKPGTNVVHILSSGAMIPEAVAASNALLEEGVYANVVNVTGPGPLYRAFQQSVFDAMDGKGDLNMFMADSIDPSTRDAPIVTVQDAHPHTLSWVGSALKTPLIPVGVTEFGQSGSMRELYKEYRIDSENIMAAAYAALEL